A section of the Citrus sinensis cultivar Valencia sweet orange chromosome 8, DVS_A1.0, whole genome shotgun sequence genome encodes:
- the LOC127899385 gene encoding uncharacterized protein LOC127899385 — MAGFKEAAQACNLVDLGCTDYPFTWSNRRFGLHLVDERLDRFMCSRDWVNSFYDYAAMNLLTVSSDHCPMLMEVRERGKTVRYERNAPLRIHYEDMWSAYDMCKSIVQEEWSSQWNWKYGNLVLQFQKSAKSSMAKLKWWSRQEFGERENELKQMTEQLKRLKQNFVHYDSGDKIKKLERRINNLLVDKKCTGSKYQGLTG; from the coding sequence ATGGCTGGTTTTAAAGAGGCTGCTCAAGCCTGTAATTTGGTGGATTTAGGTTGCACAGACTACCCTTTTACTTGGTCTAACCGGAGATTTGGCCTCCATCTTGTTGATGAGAGATTGGACAGGTTTATGTGTAGTAGGGATTGGGTTAATAGCTTTTATGATTATGCAGCAATGAACCTTTTAACTGTGAGCTCTGATCACTGCCCAATGTTGATGGAGGTTCGAGAAAGAGGTAAAACCGTCCGTTATGAGAGGAATGCACCTCTTAGGATTCATTATGAGGATATGTGGAGTGCCTATGATATGTGCAAGAGCATTGTTCAAGAGGAATGGAGTAGTCAATGGAATTGGAAATACGGGAATCTAGtacttcaatttcaaaaatccGCCAAAAGTTCTATGGCTAAGCTTAAATGGTGGAGTAGGCAGGAGTTCGGGGAAAGAGAAAATGAGTTAAAGCAAATGACGGAGCAGCTAAAAAGATTGAAACAGAATTTTGTACATTACGACAGCggagataaaattaaaaagttagaGAGGAGAATCAATAATTTGTTGGTTGATAAGAAATGTACTGGAAGCAAATATCAAGGGCTGACTGGTTAA
- the LOC102622820 gene encoding protein PHR1-LIKE 1 isoform X2, translated as MTIMILSIFPNSFIQGSGIRFQQRGSRCPTHNRFLHRHPDSQTICIFLLSRHMEEGQPTPLINHPEENKDNSWCIDPLQDFLDFPENDPGQTGLLESNTGDIASDDRAKRIEWWADQLISVEDGPEPNWSEVLADVNVTDARQKTMYQVLKPSTDIPTQHPQVHPQVHPQGQQHQPVSNEEFHAVANPLSMTPANKSRMRWTPELHEAFVEAVNRLGGGERATPKGVLKLMNVENLTIYHVKSHLQKYRTARHRPESSEGTSEKKSNPTEDMKSLDTKTTMSITEALRLQMEVQKRLHEQLEIQRNLQLRIEEQGRHLQMMFEQRKQMENEKSKASSSSLENPSAPLFESKQHSSPNETSMATELDVAKTGADTSHVISAPEDSSASLNQKQKAPETKTGEEVDPDDDESGHKPVKRARSEATAFSPKSALGNTL; from the exons atgacGATAATGATATTGAGCATCTTCCCTAATTCATTTATCCAGGGATCAGGGATCAG GTTTCAGCAGAGAGGGAGCCGATGTCCAACCCACAACAGATTTCTGCATCGTCATCCCGATTCCCAGACAATATGCATTTTTCTTCTGTCTCGCCACATGGAAG AAGGACAACCTACACCTTTGATTAATCACCCTGaggaaaataaggataattccTGGTGTATAGATCCACTTCAggattttcttgattttcctGAAAATGACCCCGGACAGACTGGTCTGCTGGAAAGTAATACTGGTGATATCGCATCTGATGATCGTGCTAAGAGAATTGAGTGGTGGGCAGATCAGCTCATCTCTGTTGAAGATGGTCCAGAACCAAATTGGTCTGAGGTTCTTGCTGATGTTAATGTCACAGATGCCAGACAAAAG ACAATGTACCAGGTGCTGAAACCATCTACGGATATCCCAACACAACACCCTCAAGTTCACCCTCAAGTTCACCCCCAAGGTCAACAACATCAGCCTGTGTCAAATGAAGAATTTCATGCTGTTGCTAATCCATTGTCCATGACACCAGCAAACAAATCCAGAATGCGTTGGACTCCAGAACTTCATGAGGCATTTGTGGAGGCTGTCAATCGGCTGGGTGGCGGTGAAC GAGCTACTCCAAAAGGTGTCTTAAAGCTCATGAATGTTGAAAATCTGACCATTTATCATGTTAAAAGCCACCTCCAG AAATATAGAACAGCTAGACACAGACCAGAGTCTTCAGAAG GAACATCAGAGAAAAAATCGAATCCTACCGAAGATATGAAATCTCTGGACACGAAAAC GACTATGAGCATCACTGAAGCATTGCGATTGCAGATGGAAGTTCAAAAGCGACTTCATGAACAACTTGAG ATTCAGAGAAATTTGCAGTTGCGTATAGAAGAACAGGGAAGACATCTTCAGATGATGTTTGAGCAACGAAAACAGATGGAGAACGAAAAGTCCAAGGCCTCTTCATCCAGCCTCGAAAATCCCTCTGCGCCTTTGTTCGAGTCAAAGCAACATTCTTCTCCAAATGAAACATCAATGGCCACAGAACTGGATGTTGCCAAAACAGGAGCAGACACCAGTCATGTAATCTCTGCACCGGAAGATAGTTCTGCAAGCTTAAACCAGAAGCAGAAGGCACCAGAAACCAAGACTGGTGAAGAAGTTGACCCAGACGATGATGAATCTGGTCACAAACCGGTGAAACGAGCAAGATCTGAAGCAACAGCTTTTTCACCCAAATCTGCATTGGGTAACACTCTATAG
- the LOC102622820 gene encoding protein PHR1-LIKE 1 isoform X1, with amino-acid sequence MSNPQQISASSSRFPDNMHFSSVSPHGRYSQNSPFISQSLRDEARLRSTHFSPSEGQPTPLINHPEENKDNSWCIDPLQDFLDFPENDPGQTGLLESNTGDIASDDRAKRIEWWADQLISVEDGPEPNWSEVLADVNVTDARQKTMYQVLKPSTDIPTQHPQVHPQVHPQGQQHQPVSNEEFHAVANPLSMTPANKSRMRWTPELHEAFVEAVNRLGGGERATPKGVLKLMNVENLTIYHVKSHLQKYRTARHRPESSEGTSEKKSNPTEDMKSLDTKTTMSITEALRLQMEVQKRLHEQLEIQRNLQLRIEEQGRHLQMMFEQRKQMENEKSKASSSSLENPSAPLFESKQHSSPNETSMATELDVAKTGADTSHVISAPEDSSASLNQKQKAPETKTGEEVDPDDDESGHKPVKRARSEATAFSPKSALGNTL; translated from the exons ATGTCCAACCCACAACAGATTTCTGCATCGTCATCCCGATTCCCAGACAATATGCATTTTTCTTCTGTCTCGCCACATGGAAGGTACTCCCAAAATTCTCCTTTCATTTCTCAATCATTAAGAGATGAAGCAAGATTGCGGTCGACCCATTTCTCTCCATCAGAAGGACAACCTACACCTTTGATTAATCACCCTGaggaaaataaggataattccTGGTGTATAGATCCACTTCAggattttcttgattttcctGAAAATGACCCCGGACAGACTGGTCTGCTGGAAAGTAATACTGGTGATATCGCATCTGATGATCGTGCTAAGAGAATTGAGTGGTGGGCAGATCAGCTCATCTCTGTTGAAGATGGTCCAGAACCAAATTGGTCTGAGGTTCTTGCTGATGTTAATGTCACAGATGCCAGACAAAAG ACAATGTACCAGGTGCTGAAACCATCTACGGATATCCCAACACAACACCCTCAAGTTCACCCTCAAGTTCACCCCCAAGGTCAACAACATCAGCCTGTGTCAAATGAAGAATTTCATGCTGTTGCTAATCCATTGTCCATGACACCAGCAAACAAATCCAGAATGCGTTGGACTCCAGAACTTCATGAGGCATTTGTGGAGGCTGTCAATCGGCTGGGTGGCGGTGAAC GAGCTACTCCAAAAGGTGTCTTAAAGCTCATGAATGTTGAAAATCTGACCATTTATCATGTTAAAAGCCACCTCCAG AAATATAGAACAGCTAGACACAGACCAGAGTCTTCAGAAG GAACATCAGAGAAAAAATCGAATCCTACCGAAGATATGAAATCTCTGGACACGAAAAC GACTATGAGCATCACTGAAGCATTGCGATTGCAGATGGAAGTTCAAAAGCGACTTCATGAACAACTTGAG ATTCAGAGAAATTTGCAGTTGCGTATAGAAGAACAGGGAAGACATCTTCAGATGATGTTTGAGCAACGAAAACAGATGGAGAACGAAAAGTCCAAGGCCTCTTCATCCAGCCTCGAAAATCCCTCTGCGCCTTTGTTCGAGTCAAAGCAACATTCTTCTCCAAATGAAACATCAATGGCCACAGAACTGGATGTTGCCAAAACAGGAGCAGACACCAGTCATGTAATCTCTGCACCGGAAGATAGTTCTGCAAGCTTAAACCAGAAGCAGAAGGCACCAGAAACCAAGACTGGTGAAGAAGTTGACCCAGACGATGATGAATCTGGTCACAAACCGGTGAAACGAGCAAGATCTGAAGCAACAGCTTTTTCACCCAAATCTGCATTGGGTAACACTCTATAG
- the LOC102622820 gene encoding protein PHR1-LIKE 1 isoform X3 — MSNPQQISASSSRFPDNMHFSSVSPHGRYSQNSPFISQSLRDEARLRSTHFSPSEGQPTPLINHPEENKDNSWCIDPLQDFLDFPENDPGQTGLLESNTGDIASDDRAKRIEWWADQLISVEDGPEPNWSEVLADVNVTDARQKVLKPSTDIPTQHPQVHPQVHPQGQQHQPVSNEEFHAVANPLSMTPANKSRMRWTPELHEAFVEAVNRLGGGERATPKGVLKLMNVENLTIYHVKSHLQKYRTARHRPESSEGTSEKKSNPTEDMKSLDTKTTMSITEALRLQMEVQKRLHEQLEIQRNLQLRIEEQGRHLQMMFEQRKQMENEKSKASSSSLENPSAPLFESKQHSSPNETSMATELDVAKTGADTSHVISAPEDSSASLNQKQKAPETKTGEEVDPDDDESGHKPVKRARSEATAFSPKSALGNTL, encoded by the exons ATGTCCAACCCACAACAGATTTCTGCATCGTCATCCCGATTCCCAGACAATATGCATTTTTCTTCTGTCTCGCCACATGGAAGGTACTCCCAAAATTCTCCTTTCATTTCTCAATCATTAAGAGATGAAGCAAGATTGCGGTCGACCCATTTCTCTCCATCAGAAGGACAACCTACACCTTTGATTAATCACCCTGaggaaaataaggataattccTGGTGTATAGATCCACTTCAggattttcttgattttcctGAAAATGACCCCGGACAGACTGGTCTGCTGGAAAGTAATACTGGTGATATCGCATCTGATGATCGTGCTAAGAGAATTGAGTGGTGGGCAGATCAGCTCATCTCTGTTGAAGATGGTCCAGAACCAAATTGGTCTGAGGTTCTTGCTGATGTTAATGTCACAGATGCCAGACAAAAG GTGCTGAAACCATCTACGGATATCCCAACACAACACCCTCAAGTTCACCCTCAAGTTCACCCCCAAGGTCAACAACATCAGCCTGTGTCAAATGAAGAATTTCATGCTGTTGCTAATCCATTGTCCATGACACCAGCAAACAAATCCAGAATGCGTTGGACTCCAGAACTTCATGAGGCATTTGTGGAGGCTGTCAATCGGCTGGGTGGCGGTGAAC GAGCTACTCCAAAAGGTGTCTTAAAGCTCATGAATGTTGAAAATCTGACCATTTATCATGTTAAAAGCCACCTCCAG AAATATAGAACAGCTAGACACAGACCAGAGTCTTCAGAAG GAACATCAGAGAAAAAATCGAATCCTACCGAAGATATGAAATCTCTGGACACGAAAAC GACTATGAGCATCACTGAAGCATTGCGATTGCAGATGGAAGTTCAAAAGCGACTTCATGAACAACTTGAG ATTCAGAGAAATTTGCAGTTGCGTATAGAAGAACAGGGAAGACATCTTCAGATGATGTTTGAGCAACGAAAACAGATGGAGAACGAAAAGTCCAAGGCCTCTTCATCCAGCCTCGAAAATCCCTCTGCGCCTTTGTTCGAGTCAAAGCAACATTCTTCTCCAAATGAAACATCAATGGCCACAGAACTGGATGTTGCCAAAACAGGAGCAGACACCAGTCATGTAATCTCTGCACCGGAAGATAGTTCTGCAAGCTTAAACCAGAAGCAGAAGGCACCAGAAACCAAGACTGGTGAAGAAGTTGACCCAGACGATGATGAATCTGGTCACAAACCGGTGAAACGAGCAAGATCTGAAGCAACAGCTTTTTCACCCAAATCTGCATTGGGTAACACTCTATAG
- the LOC102622820 gene encoding protein PHR1-LIKE 1 isoform X4 yields the protein MEEGQPTPLINHPEENKDNSWCIDPLQDFLDFPENDPGQTGLLESNTGDIASDDRAKRIEWWADQLISVEDGPEPNWSEVLADVNVTDARQKTMYQVLKPSTDIPTQHPQVHPQVHPQGQQHQPVSNEEFHAVANPLSMTPANKSRMRWTPELHEAFVEAVNRLGGGERATPKGVLKLMNVENLTIYHVKSHLQKYRTARHRPESSEGTSEKKSNPTEDMKSLDTKTTMSITEALRLQMEVQKRLHEQLEIQRNLQLRIEEQGRHLQMMFEQRKQMENEKSKASSSSLENPSAPLFESKQHSSPNETSMATELDVAKTGADTSHVISAPEDSSASLNQKQKAPETKTGEEVDPDDDESGHKPVKRARSEATAFSPKSALGNTL from the exons ATGGAAG AAGGACAACCTACACCTTTGATTAATCACCCTGaggaaaataaggataattccTGGTGTATAGATCCACTTCAggattttcttgattttcctGAAAATGACCCCGGACAGACTGGTCTGCTGGAAAGTAATACTGGTGATATCGCATCTGATGATCGTGCTAAGAGAATTGAGTGGTGGGCAGATCAGCTCATCTCTGTTGAAGATGGTCCAGAACCAAATTGGTCTGAGGTTCTTGCTGATGTTAATGTCACAGATGCCAGACAAAAG ACAATGTACCAGGTGCTGAAACCATCTACGGATATCCCAACACAACACCCTCAAGTTCACCCTCAAGTTCACCCCCAAGGTCAACAACATCAGCCTGTGTCAAATGAAGAATTTCATGCTGTTGCTAATCCATTGTCCATGACACCAGCAAACAAATCCAGAATGCGTTGGACTCCAGAACTTCATGAGGCATTTGTGGAGGCTGTCAATCGGCTGGGTGGCGGTGAAC GAGCTACTCCAAAAGGTGTCTTAAAGCTCATGAATGTTGAAAATCTGACCATTTATCATGTTAAAAGCCACCTCCAG AAATATAGAACAGCTAGACACAGACCAGAGTCTTCAGAAG GAACATCAGAGAAAAAATCGAATCCTACCGAAGATATGAAATCTCTGGACACGAAAAC GACTATGAGCATCACTGAAGCATTGCGATTGCAGATGGAAGTTCAAAAGCGACTTCATGAACAACTTGAG ATTCAGAGAAATTTGCAGTTGCGTATAGAAGAACAGGGAAGACATCTTCAGATGATGTTTGAGCAACGAAAACAGATGGAGAACGAAAAGTCCAAGGCCTCTTCATCCAGCCTCGAAAATCCCTCTGCGCCTTTGTTCGAGTCAAAGCAACATTCTTCTCCAAATGAAACATCAATGGCCACAGAACTGGATGTTGCCAAAACAGGAGCAGACACCAGTCATGTAATCTCTGCACCGGAAGATAGTTCTGCAAGCTTAAACCAGAAGCAGAAGGCACCAGAAACCAAGACTGGTGAAGAAGTTGACCCAGACGATGATGAATCTGGTCACAAACCGGTGAAACGAGCAAGATCTGAAGCAACAGCTTTTTCACCCAAATCTGCATTGGGTAACACTCTATAG